A region from the Parabacteroides sp. FAFU027 genome encodes:
- a CDS encoding YDG domain-containing protein — protein MKNSIHWKTKGTCGSLLLHMLLLVVVTTWSGNVYGQDSIAVAHNDSEAYVQTDLPDYAPGSTAHIDGEYWTPGEKVYLVVTHLSPLPVPDATGVSPNPYEVWTVIADEKGEIHTTWYVNQFEAGAQLSLEAYTETGYHYTVFFTDATNDLISYASDCNTSKTSFCSGETVCVKATFTSGNNHIEWYNPSNGLVNRTPATGDQNGDISSSYAPSGAGTWTIKLVKSNGSIPKTITININSSTAISSSPSSKSITYGDASTFTVSASGTGTLIYQWKENTGSGFTKITDGGVYSGATTATLTLTKPPVAMSAYQYQCVVTSDCGSATSNAASLTVNKKDITGSFTASNKTYDGGIAATVISRSLTGVISPDVVSLTGGTAAFSDKNVATSKTVTLTGATLTGTDASNYSLTSVNTTTADINKLGLVGSFLADDKTYDGNNSATVTTGSYSVATKIGTEDVNITGGTATFADKNWGVDKVVTLTGATLTGTDASNYSLTSVNTTTADINKLGLVGSFLADDKTYDGNNSATVTTGSYSVATKIGTEDVNITGGTATFADKNWGVDKVVTLTGATLTGTDASNYSLTSVNTTTANITQRDLTVSATADDKTYDGNTTVVVHLTTDKVSGDNVEASYTSASFDDPDGVGPLDGSEVGTNKAVTVYGISISGAIATNYKLLNTTATATAKITQATTTTLLSTSAERVRYMDYLTLTAQIKPLNTGSPLTGEVKFMIGDKEYGSASVVPIPGVTDGSVQAMMIVQVKNLPATYDVKCNFISSNPNYSGSEVGSPKLTVDPRTATPYNATGFYTGDGFAWTTGTNTSTATLTMTAVIQDTCSLKGKGDVRGAKVSFYIVNGTTYTAIPSAQNLPVGLIDVTDGSVGAASAIVQLNIGSANAASFQIAIKVTGAYTNNPGDALSQSIVTVSKPVTGGYITGGSSMLNSNSSGYISGAKGLNTDYEFDIQYTKSGTNPKGKVTILVRSYYTKDGILDSKMHTYIITTNAIALLNVGTPTATGTFSAKANLVEQLSDLSTVAIEGGATFQMVAFQNACDQEIAITLYRKAGGVWFSSNWDKASSTTKLQAVNTGSNVYVAGGGKCTTISKSATTDMQQDLTSESAPENMFKAYPNPFKDRLYFDLQWTKDTRARIELFDASGLKVATIYDAQIKANELYKIEYVPAANIIPGSILFYRLTLDDNVINGKVIYTPR, from the coding sequence ATGAAAAATTCTATTCACTGGAAAACGAAAGGGACGTGTGGGTCGCTTTTGTTGCACATGCTGCTCCTTGTGGTGGTAACTACGTGGAGTGGAAATGTTTATGGACAAGACTCAATAGCTGTTGCCCATAATGATTCTGAAGCCTATGTACAGACAGATCTTCCGGACTATGCACCGGGATCGACCGCCCATATCGACGGTGAATACTGGACGCCCGGTGAAAAGGTGTACCTGGTGGTAACTCACTTATCACCACTCCCTGTACCCGATGCCACAGGTGTTTCTCCTAATCCTTATGAAGTATGGACGGTTATTGCCGATGAAAAGGGCGAAATTCATACTACCTGGTATGTGAATCAGTTTGAAGCTGGCGCCCAGCTCAGTCTGGAGGCTTACACTGAGACGGGGTATCATTATACGGTATTTTTTACGGATGCAACTAATGACTTAATTTCTTATGCCAGTGATTGCAACACTTCAAAAACCTCTTTTTGTAGTGGTGAAACAGTTTGTGTTAAAGCAACATTTACTAGCGGTAATAATCACATTGAATGGTATAATCCTTCAAATGGTTTAGTTAATCGAACACCTGCAACAGGAGATCAAAATGGAGATATTTCAAGCTCTTACGCACCATCTGGAGCTGGAACTTGGACAATAAAATTAGTCAAGAGCAACGGTAGCATACCAAAAACAATAACCATAAATATAAATTCTTCAACTGCAATAAGCTCCTCCCCATCTTCTAAGTCGATAACTTACGGAGATGCTTCAACTTTTACAGTTTCAGCATCTGGAACTGGAACATTAATCTATCAATGGAAGGAAAATACCGGTAGTGGATTTACAAAAATTACTGATGGCGGAGTCTATTCTGGTGCAACTACAGCAACTTTAACCCTCACTAAACCACCAGTTGCGATGAGTGCATATCAATATCAGTGTGTGGTAACAAGCGACTGTGGTTCGGCAACTAGTAATGCGGCGAGTTTGACAGTAAATAAGAAAGATATTACAGGAAGCTTTACAGCCAGCAACAAAACCTATGACGGTGGAATTGCAGCAACAGTTATCTCACGTTCTCTGACTGGTGTTATCTCTCCAGATGTCGTTTCTCTGACTGGTGGCACAGCTGCCTTTAGCGATAAGAATGTCGCTACAAGCAAAACTGTCACCCTGACAGGTGCAACCCTGACCGGTACTGACGCAAGCAATTACAGTCTGACTTCGGTAAACACAACTACAGCAGACATCAACAAATTAGGTTTGGTTGGTTCATTCCTGGCCGACGATAAGACCTATGATGGGAACAACAGTGCTACGGTAACTACAGGTAGCTATTCAGTAGCGACCAAAATAGGAACCGAAGATGTTAACATCACCGGAGGTACTGCAACCTTTGCTGATAAAAACTGGGGCGTTGACAAAGTCGTAACCTTAACTGGTGCAACCCTGACCGGTACTGACGCAAGCAATTACAGTCTGACTTCGGTAAACACAACTACAGCAGACATCAACAAATTAGGTTTGGTTGGTTCATTCCTGGCCGACGATAAGACCTATGATGGGAACAACAGTGCTACGGTAACTACAGGTAGCTATTCAGTAGCGACCAAAATAGGAACCGAAGATGTTAACATCACCGGAGGTACTGCAACCTTTGCTGATAAAAACTGGGGCGTTGACAAAGTCGTAACCTTAACTGGTGCAACCCTGACCGGTACTGACGCAAGCAATTACAGTCTGACTTCGGTAAACACAACGACTGCCAACATAACACAACGTGATCTCACTGTATCAGCAACAGCCGATGATAAAACCTACGATGGTAATACAACAGTAGTTGTACATTTAACAACGGACAAAGTTTCAGGCGATAATGTTGAAGCAAGCTATACTTCTGCGTCTTTTGATGATCCTGATGGTGTTGGTCCATTAGACGGTTCAGAAGTAGGCACTAACAAAGCTGTAACTGTATATGGAATTTCTATAAGCGGGGCTATTGCCACGAACTATAAATTGCTTAATACAACAGCAACTGCCACTGCAAAAATTACACAAGCGACAACCACAACATTACTTAGTACAAGTGCCGAAAGGGTAAGGTATATGGATTATTTAACTCTGACTGCCCAGATTAAACCTCTAAATACTGGTAGTCCATTAACAGGTGAAGTTAAATTCATGATTGGTGATAAAGAATATGGCAGTGCAAGTGTTGTACCTATCCCAGGAGTTACTGATGGTTCAGTACAGGCTATGATGATTGTCCAAGTTAAAAACTTACCTGCAACTTATGATGTCAAATGTAATTTCATTTCATCAAATCCAAATTACTCAGGAAGTGAAGTTGGTAGTCCAAAACTAACGGTTGATCCAAGAACTGCAACTCCATACAATGCAACTGGTTTTTATACCGGTGATGGTTTTGCTTGGACTACCGGAACAAATACCAGTACTGCAACATTAACGATGACAGCTGTGATTCAAGATACTTGTTCACTTAAAGGTAAAGGTGACGTTCGTGGTGCTAAGGTTTCATTCTACATTGTCAATGGTACCACTTATACAGCTATACCAAGTGCGCAGAATTTACCAGTTGGACTGATTGATGTAACAGATGGAAGTGTTGGTGCTGCTAGTGCAATTGTTCAGTTGAATATCGGTTCAGCAAATGCTGCCAGTTTCCAAATTGCGATTAAAGTAACCGGGGCATATACAAATAATCCGGGTGACGCATTATCACAATCAATTGTTACGGTTTCAAAACCTGTAACTGGTGGATATATTACTGGTGGTAGTAGTATGCTAAACTCTAACTCTTCGGGTTATATTAGCGGAGCTAAAGGATTGAATACTGATTATGAATTTGATATTCAATATACAAAATCCGGTACGAATCCGAAAGGAAAGGTAACAATATTAGTTCGTAGTTATTATACGAAAGATGGCATTCTTGATTCAAAAATGCATACATACATAATTACGACAAATGCAATTGCGCTATTGAATGTAGGTACACCTACCGCAACTGGTACGTTCAGTGCTAAAGCTAATTTGGTAGAACAGCTTTCAGATTTGTCTACAGTAGCTATTGAAGGTGGAGCAACATTCCAAATGGTAGCATTCCAGAATGCTTGTGACCAAGAAATAGCAATAACACTTTATCGTAAAGCTGGAGGTGTTTGGTTCTCTAGTAACTGGGATAAAGCAAGCTCAACAACAAAACTTCAAGCTGTAAATACAGGTAGTAATGTGTATGTTGCAGGAGGAGGAAAATGTACGACCATCTCTAAATCCGCCACTACCGACATGCAACAAGACCTGACTTCCGAGTCAGCCCCTGAAAACATGTTTAAGGCATATCCAAATCCATTCAAAGACCGACTCTACTTCGATCTGCAATGGACGAAAGATACACGGGCAAGGATCGAGCTATTTGATGCAAGTGGTCTGAAAGTAGCTACTATCTACGATGCACAGATCAAAGCCAACGAGCTGTACAAGATAGAATATGTACCTGCTGCGAATATTATCCCGGGCAGCATACTCTTCTACCGACTGACACTCGATGACAATGTGATTAACGGAAAAGTAATTTACACACCCAGATAA